The sequence below is a genomic window from Amia ocellicauda isolate fAmiCal2 chromosome 6, fAmiCal2.hap1, whole genome shotgun sequence.
AAGACTGTCTCTCTAGTATTattgtggatgtgtgtgtgtgggaggggagagagaggtaaTTGATATGTATCTGGAATACCTACTTCTTCACCTATAATTACCAACTTATTCATTTGCAAACCTACATATTAAACCAGTTTATGCAAATATTGCATTGCCCATGATATTTATGTCAATATTTAATAAGATAGATAGATCAGAAGAATTGATAAGTGTGTTCCACTTACAGCGTCGCATTCTGGGAATCATGTGAACAGgggaattaaaacaacaaataaaaccagGCCTTTTACTGTAGTGGTGCTGAATGACTCACACTTATCTTCTTGGGGACATAATTAAGCATGAAGGCATGCTAGATAACAGTTGGTAAACAGCTCCACCATGTGGCCTCCTTCCAAATTTCGATACTTCTTTTTTTCCCTGTAGGCTAATGTTACCCTAATTACCCTACTTACCCTAACTGCGCTAATGTGACTTCACTtggttaaatttgacagtggggatgacaaggtgtacacacacatattagaCTATACATTATTAACAGGGTATACATTACATACCCAATCCTATTAACTGCCACACCTTGTATACCTGATCTTGTTCGTTTTAAACCTTACACtttacatatattgtatacattaaaTTGCGCATGCAGTAGCAGCAACCTCACTGAAACCATCCCTTATTCTTTCAAAGCCAAGAAATCAATAAGTCATCCAGGATCCAAAGGGGTTTAGTGTGCTACAGTCTTTTCTGAAGTTATACAATGCCACTTGTCACTGATGAACAGAGATGTTTCTTAAACTTGAATTGACATGTGTAATCCATTGAATTATGGTCAACGCACTGCTGTTACACTGAGTAAACatggagcagcagcagagtcCTGGTGTTTGTTGCTGTAATTTTGCATTTCTCCGGGAAAGTAACTGGTTGGCCACCGACGGCGTGCAGCAGGGGAGGCGGCGGTCTGTTCGGTTGAGGGCGCTGTGCTTAGAAATGATGGCGGCACCCAAACAAACCCATCCCGCTGGATACAGAGGAGCACTTTTTTAATAATATGGTGACTTATAATATCAAAAAAATCACTAACATTACGTTGTCATATTTGTGTACGTATGCAAATGAAGCTAGTCAATGCAATCCGCGAACTGAATTCAATTTGAGATGTTTCAGTGCAGTCTATTCATTTGTAACCAGGGTTGTGGTGTAGTGTGAATATGTAGCTGTCAGGGATTGTTTCTGTTTACCCAGCGCACATTTATCTACAAAACAAAGTGAATATATCATACCCGCCATTTTAATTTCTGAATAAATCATTGAACTGCAAAACATGCGCTCCGTTTGCATCGACCAGACGCCAGTGCCCTGCTGAACCGCCGAGGCCGTTTTCTGCGGAGGGTTTATTCATACCGTGTTGCCCAAATTAATCGGCATCATTAATCACCACCATGACACACTGGACGAAATTTGAGAGAGACATGGACCACGACATCAAGAAGCTGATCAAACACATCAGCGGGATACAGGATGAAGAAGACCACAATTTCCAGACGGCCATGAAGTTCGCCTGTTCCAATTTCAAGTACGGTTTCCATCTGTGAATGacatttgaattttaaatgttgtatttctGGCTGCATTTAAGACTAATGGATTTAATGACAACCCTTACATTGAGATCCACTGCTCTGTCTGCTTGATTTTGTGTGGTCTATGGTGTCACATGATTAGACACCTGTAGGATATGTGTCTATGTGTTTAATGTGAAGTCAGCAAAATAAACATCAGGAGTCTTACTGTGCAGCTTCATTGTAACTTCAATTCTTGTGTTAGTACTTGTGTGCATTGGTTGTTGGTGGTTGTTTTATCTCAAATGCTTGCTTCTGTGTTTTTACTTTGCAGGTTTCATCGGTACCTGGATGTCAACAGTCACAAGGTGCAGCGCACTGTCAGTGGGTAAGTTCAGGCAGGCAAGAAATATGAGTTGATCTTCCTTGTCCCCAGGTATGTAAAGTGGAGATGTGTTCTTCTTACTTGTTCCCGCTTTCTTTGCTTCAGAATCTACGAGAAGCTGATGGTTCACTCGGATGTGAGCAAAGCTGCAAGCTGGAAAAGATTGACTGATGAATTTATGAACTCTCCCCTACCAAACACAGAAGAAACAAATGTAAGGGAGCTGTACACTAAAATGTTTCAAAACCTCGTTAATGgcaaattaattatttgcagAAGTACAATGTAATTTATTGTTTTTGACCCAAAAGATGTGGAGCAAGTTAAATGTGGACTGGGCTGAAACGAATAGTGAATGATAACAATTTAAATGTTCTGGGTTTTTTTTATACTTCATGGCAGACAGATGTCCATCACAGCATCCTgtccctcctgctcctcctctctGATTCTCCATCTAACACAAATTACAGTGAAAAGCCCAGACTGAAGGAAGTGGGTAAGGAATGAAATACAACTTTTCAAAAAAAGTATTAGAGGGGGTTAATTTGAATAGAAATATTTTGTGGCACTTAAgtgacatttgttttctgtttctttcataTTGTACATTTGCATGTAGTtcatttatgtttatttgtaattaagcggtggttattaataattattgctATGATATTTGATATTCGCATAGTTGATAAGAAAATAATTCTACAGTAGAATCTTTGCCACTTATTCCTTTACCAAACTTGAGAGAGAAATATTCACTATTCATTAAATCatgttctattattattattagtttttaagTTTTCTAAGGACATGTTCATCTCTTGTGTTCTGAATATATTGAGCCTaatcatttttatgtatttccttAAATGTTcatgaagaaaaagaagatgATTTTGACTGGGGTAAATATTTGATGGAAGGAGAAGATATTGACATGGGACCTTTTCCTGACACTCCTGTAAGTGATTTGTGTGGCTCTGAGCTTCACAGTTTTCTTAAACCGCGCATTGCCCCACGCATGTGCCAGAAGTATCAAAAGCTCTTGGATGACTATATAGGGTGGAAAGGTAGGAGTAAGAAGATAATTTCACATACTGGTCTTGTAAGGCCACAGCACCTTCCTCTCCTGTACTGTTGTTGATGATCTAGACTAGTGCTTGTTCATGCCACCGTACAGTGGACTGTGATCTGTGTCCTCTCTCAGGAGTGGTCAGAGGAGGACAGTGAGGAAGAGGAGAGTCAGGAGCCATTGAGCAGAGAGGATTCTGGGATCCAGGTGGACAGAACACCCTTGGATGACCAGGACCAATCCAAGAAGACTGTGCAAGTCACTTGGAAGGGttggtctttgttttgtttggagaGTGTAATAAAGGGTGGGCTTTCCGAatgcatattaaaacaaatgatgcagaatgaaaataaatggccTAATGCGCGGATATCCTTGTTTTGGTTGCAGTGGGTGAGCCGGATGCCCGGGCCTGGCTGGAGCAGCACGTGGTGACGCAGTACTGGGTGGCCCAGGCCCCTCGCTTCACCCACAGCCTGCACCTGCACTCCAACCTGCTCAATTTCTGGTAGGAGGACGGCGGTCGTAAAGTCCGCTGAAGATAAAGTCCCTTCGTACCTCACCGTACATGCCACACAGAGTGGGCTGTGAAGAAATGCATAGGAATAATTACTGCGGAGCTCCAGGTTTTAGTGTTGAATGCATTACTTCTGCAATTTGGAATCTGAATTTGtaccatgtgtttttttttcttcttttaatctAGAATAGTCCTTGATAGTGGCACAGCATCTGAAAACAGAAAATTATCAACTGCATATTAAGTCAAATGAAAACGGCTCTTCCCTGTGGTTCTAAAGTACTGCATGTACTGTTTAAGAATTTGTTGAAGTCCAGTTAATGCCATTCAGGGTTATGTTAGTCAGTGCAATGAACAGCTTTCAGTCTTTAGGCTTTGGCATATGCTCCCCATGAGTACAGATTGAACCACGAGCAGCCAAGTGTTGAAAATATGTTGTCGAAGTATCCAAAAATCTGTCCCAGTGCTGGAATCCGGACACCATTCCTTTACTGCTATCTGTTCCTGATCAGTGCTGGAAGTAATGGATACCGGCACAGTCCATCCTGTTCTCTCTTTCTCAGGGACCAGCACTTGTACAACACGGATCCACTGTACATCCCTGAAGAGAAAGTGTTCGTCACTGAAACCCAAGTGATAAGAGAGACTCTGTGGTGAGCTGGAATGAGTTTGTTTCATCGCATAACTGAAGGGTGTCGGATATCTAACTACTGGCAATGTATTCCAAGATAAACCCTGTACAGCACAAAGTCTAGAAAaccgtttttttatttatttttatcaaccGGGGAAGCGAGGGAATCTGTTTAAGCATTTTAACTGTCAACTTGAAGATTCTCTTTGCCTCTATAGTGCTTTTGTTTCGGGATACCCTTATTATGCATTGTATAAGAAACGTAAACTTGTCCCACTGAGCTTAGACCATCAATAATTGATGCGGTTTGCTGTATGACTATTCCATTCATGTCAGAAAAGTGATATTAGTTTTCTGATGTTTCCCTCAAGTGGAAATAATCATTTTCCTCTTTGCTTTAGGCTCCTCTCTGGAGTGAAAAAACTCTTCATATTTCAGCACCATGATGGGAAAGTAACTGTGAGGAATGATGTTGTTGTCACTCATTTGACAAATGTAAGTTGGCTAATAGTTTCAAAGAGATTTCATTTTCTGCCATCGCTTGCAGTCGATCGATTGTCTCTGCTACGTCTCTGACATTTGATTAGAGGAATAGTAATGTTTCATGAATTTGTTTGTTGTGAGGGCAATCTTGCCACTTTTGTGTCTGCCTTAGATAAGCCTTCTGTGTTTTCCTAATGTAGTGAGTACAAGTAGTGACTACACCTGCAATGTTCCTGCTTTTCCTTTCCTCTCAGAACTGTTTGCGATCGGTCTTGGAGCATGTGGCCTCATATGGGCAGGCGGTGTCCCGACTGCAGAAGTTCATTGACGAAGTGACCGGGTACTGCGTTGAACCCGCCCCGCCCGGGACCACCACCTCGGGCAAGAAAGGGTCCGAGCCTCCATTCAGGACCTACCAGGCCTTTGTCTGGGCTCTCTACAAATATTTTGTCAGCTTTAAAGAGGAGCTCACCAACATCGAGAGGTGCATCATTGTGAAAGGTGAATTGGTTTTGTTTGGCATGTTTCTTTCTCAGTCCCAACCCATCCCAAAATATTTGAGTTGGATGGTCTCCTCACTAATGCGTCTCCATTTCTATTAACCCCATTGGTCCTGCTCTTCACCAGATGAAACGGTCACGCTGTCTGTGGTGCTGGAGCGCCTCACCCCCCACCTGGCTCAGCTGAAGGTCCTGCACAAGGTCTTCTGCACAGGAGTCGCCGAGGTCCCCCCCGACACTCCCAACGTAGTGCGGGCATCCCACCTCCTCAACACCCTCTACAAGTCCATCATCGAGTACGACAGCATCGGAGAGGCGTCCGAGCAGGCCGTGAGTGTCTATGGTTCACCTGCGCCCAATGTCTCCTGTCAGTTGTGTGGTTCGGCAGAATGATTTTCCACATcgttgtgcagtagtgtgatggGTCGTCGGAGTCCTTGTTGCCCAGATAAAAGATTTTCCGTTTCGGTGCCTCAGGTGGCCCTCCTGTTCTCCCTGTGGGTGGAAACCGTGAGGCCCTACCTGGAGATTGTGGATGAGTGGATCGTTCACGGACACCTCTTCGACCCAGCGAAAGAATTCATCATCCAAAGGTGCGTCATCCTGTTGCTCCAAATAAGCAGGACGACCCTCAGTGTCAATTGGATCAACTACACGCGGATTATCGAGAGGCTACTGTAGATACATattctaaatgtatttatttccccccccccagaaACAAAGATGTTCCTGTCAATCACAGAGACTTCTGGTACGCCACCTACACCCTGTACAGCGTGTCGGAGACCGTGGAGAACGAGGAGAAGCTGAGCGACAGCGCCAGCGGCAGCTCCGCCAGTGACCAGGCCTCTGTGGCGAGCAGACAGCACACCATGGTCTCCTTCCTCAAGCCGGTGCTCAAGCAGATCATCATGGCTGGCAAGTCCATGCAGCTGCTGAAGAACCTGGACTGCAAGGAGGCAGGGCAACAGGAGAGGTCGTCCAGAGGTCAGTCAGGGAGACCTCCTCCTCATCTCTTTCTATTGCCCATCCATCCAGCCGTTTTCAATAACTGCTTTGTACGGTACAGGGTCACGGGGAGCTGGGGCCTCAGCTGCTGGACACATGgatgtacaatatatatatatacatacactcacctaaaggattattaggaacacctgttcaatttctcattattgcaattatctaaccaaccaatcacatggcagttgcttcaatgcatttaggggtgtggtcctggtcaagacaatctcctgaactccaaactgaatgtctgaatgggaaacaaaggtgatttaagcaattttgagcgtggcatggttgttggtgccagacgggccggtctgagtatttcacaatctgctcggttactgggattttcacgcacaaccatttctagggtttacaaagaatggtgtgaaaagggaaaaacatccagtatgcggcagtcctgtgggcgaaaatgccttgttgatgctagaggtcagaggagaatgggccgactgattcaagctgatagaagagcaactttgactgaaataaccactcgttacaaccgaggtatgcagcaaagcatttgtgaagccacaacacgtacaaccttgaggcggatgggctacaacagcagaagaccccaccgggtaccactcatctccactacaaataggaaaaagaggctacaatttgcacaagctcaccaaaattggacagttgaagactggaaaaatgttgcctggtctgatgagtctcgatttctgttgagacattcagatggtagagtcagaatttggcgtaaacagaatgagaacatggatccatcatgccttgttaccactgtgcaggctggtggtggtggtgtaatggtgtgggggatgttttcttggcacactttaggccccttagtgccaattgggcatcgtttaaatgccacggcctacctgagcattgtttctgaccatgtccatccctttatgaccaccatgtacccatcctctgatggctacttccagcaggataatgcaccatgtcacaaaggtcgaatcatttcaaattggtttcttgaacatgacaatgagttcactgtactaaactggcccccacagtcaccagatctcaacccaatagagcatctttgggatgtggtggaacgggagcttcatgccctggatgtgcatcccacaaatctccatcaactgcaagatgctatcctatcaatatgggccaacatttctaaagaatgctttcagcaccttgttgaatcaatgccacgtagaattaaggcagttctgaaggcgaaagggggtcaaacacagtattagtatggtgttcctaataatcctttaggtgagtgtatatacatacatataaaaaaagtaattcCCCGGGGTAACTGCGTTGTCTGTGTTGTAGACGCAGAGCGGAAGAGCATCTACACGCTGTTCCTGGAGTCGGTGCAGCTACGTCTGCGCTGTGGGGAGGAGTCGCCCTCGGACACCGTGACCGAGCAGCAGGCCACCAAGAGGAGCCTGATCAGGATGCAGTCCATCGTGGCCAGACACCTGGAACTGGACGACGTTCATGACCCCCTGCTGGCCATCAATTTTGCAAGGTGAGCAGCAGTCGCGAATGGTTCATGGTATTGGTTTGCAACTGTGTATGTATTCCTTTGCTTTACTGTCTGACATCCTACATGTATTTCCATGAACTCTAcagttatgcatttatttttattcagctAATTGTATGTTTAGCGAGTGAGGTGACCGATCACATGGGcctgcatatatacatacagtcaCAGGCTAACAAAACCGTCGTCTGATCTGTCCTGATTGTCCTGTCACTTTGACTTCTCTAGGCTGTACTTGGAGCAGAATGACTTCCACGAGAAGTTCTCGGGCAGCGACATCATCGTGGACCGCTCGTCTGAATCCGTGACCTGCCAGACGTTTGAGCTCACTCTGAGGTCCTGCCTGTACCCCCACATTGAGAAGAGGTACATCGAGTGCTGCGGCAACCTCATGAAGACCTTGAAGAAAGATTACAGGCAAGTCTGATGGGAAATGATTGCTGTGTTTTAATTCATTTCTATAAGAACAAATCTGTATAAATTATGTGCACTTATAATATTATAGGCTATCTAGTCCTAAATGTTGTCCTGTGGATCTGACCTTATTGTGTGCTGATATTTGGATTTGCCCAGACTCTTGGAATACCTGCAAGCCATGAGAAACTACTTCCTGCTGGAGGCTGGCGACACCATGTACGATTTCTACACAGCCATTTTTGACAAGGTGCTGGAGAAGGAGAGCTGGCAGCAACTGTCCTTCCTAAAtgtgcagctgcaggaggctgtgGGACAGCGCTACCCAGAGGACAGCACCAGGTACTGCagaacatttgtgttttcttctACCTCTACGAGAAGAGAAAAATGTACTTTCAGCCCAGAGAAGGAATGatactgttacttttgattgcAGGACTTACAAGATAGTGTTTTTGTGCAATAATTAGCTGATTTATGCTCAGGACCATGAAATtgctcaaaaatgtatttaatatagtaATTGGatatgagaaaataaaatgcattactcaaataaaaataaaagctcaCTACTTCTGTAAATCCTAACTAGATTTGATTTGGtgtattataattgttatataattatattataattgtgCCTTATTTGTGAGGCGAGGGagtgtttctccactttctttgttttttctctcctttccaCTTGTAAATGTGTAAGATTATTAGGCATTTTGCTCtgtactgttttttgttgttagaACTCGATAAATATAATTGCTCTAAATTGAGCAAGATTACCTGTTATTGATGTCATGTATTTTTCACACTCCTTTTTCAGGTTGTCAATATTTTTGGAAACCATTGACCCGGCCAGGAGGAAACAACCAGTGAACAATTTAGATGGTCTTACACTTAGTTATAAGGTATTTTTTGCCACTATAATTTAAATAAGTTAAACTGGAATGTTTTGCTGGATTATAACTTCTGTCCCTCTCATTCCCTAGGTCCCCTGGCCTGTAGACATTGTGATCAGCTCTGAGTGTCAGAAGATTTACAACCAAGTGTTCCTTCTCCTGCTACAGATTAAGTGGGCAAAATACAGCCTGGATACGTTACGCTTCAGTGGTGTGTaaaactgttgttgttttctcagGTTGCAGTATTTGATATTTGCAAAAGTCTGGAAAGAGGATTCAATGTTGAATGatgtaaagaaagaaaaatactttCTGGTGCTAAAAATATGATGACATTCCTCAACAGAACTGACCGTGGCTACCAAAAGGCTTGAAGGAGGTTTATTTGATGAAAATGCTTCTAATGAACCCATCAAACAGCAGATTCACAGGATGTGTCTTCTCCGGGTTAAACTCATGCATTTTGTCAACAGCCTGCACAACTACATCATGACCAGGGTGAGTGCTGGCCTGGGATAACCGACTGCCTTCATTCATGTTCCTCTCCATGTTCTCTTGAAAAGCCATTGTGCTCTGTTTGTCAGATCCTGCACAGCACGGGCCTAGAGTTTCAGCACCAGGTGCAGGAGGCGAAGGACCTGGACCAGCTGATTAAAATCCACTACAGATACCTGTCCACCATTCATGACCGCTGCCTCCTGAGAGAGAAGGTAGGGATCCACATGGCCACCTGTGTGATTCAGCGCAGCTTGGAAAGGCTGAACTGAACAAATGAATTTAGGTGGAAAAACACTCTACTTTTATAGAGGTGGTGTCTATATATGATATACATTGTTAGTAAAGGACCAGTTATGATGCTGATGGCTGAGATTTTAAAGAATATAGAATATTTCTCTTTGACTCAAAATGTCTTGTATTGACACTGTGTTTGCAGGTCAGTTTTGTGAAGGAAGCGATCATGAAGGTACTCAATCTTGTCCTGATGTTCTCTGATCGATGGCAGGCTGGATTTGGAGCCTGGAAGTAAGCATCTGCTTTATTAGCAAAATTCACGgggacatttaattattttctaaataaaaacatgaaaaaacggACAATTTCCAATGTGTCTCATGAGGTGAGCTCTGCACACTATGGGTGGGGTTTGTTCATTTTGGGTTGGGTGTGGGTGCATGTGGTTGTTTAGATGTGGCAGATTTAGAGAGCAGAAAAAGCATCCGTGTTTTCAACTGTTGcccaagattaaattaaaacattgaccCAATCTCCAGTTTCAAACTCAGAACCTGATTGTTACTATCTGTTAGACAGCTTTGAAAATGGCAAATGAAACCTGTCATCAAGAACCGTTTGTAATTTGCTTTTTGCCCATGTTTTAGTTTAATCTGGGCTGTTTCTGGTTGTTGGGGCGATTGATCTGAATCTACTTTAATAGCCCTGTTTATAGACTCTGATTAGCACTAATCTTGAACTATTGCGTAGCCCAAGACTATTGCTCATCtcggtctgtgaaaccagccatcTGATTACAATTGAAATAGTTTTCAGGTCTGTGTAGCAGAGAGATAAAAGTCCTGTGAGAATCTACAGCAACATCGTTATTAAAGGCCACAATCTGTGTACAGTTCTTTGTTTGGCCAGGTTACAGTAATATCTAACTTCTCTTTCTGCTTCTAGGATTGAGTCCATTGATAAAATGGAATCTGATTTCAAAAACTGCCACATGTTCTTGGTGACGATTCTCAACAAGGCCGTCTGCAGGGGCTCGTTCCCGCACTGTGAGTTAGATGTTGAAAACCTAAAATTGAAATATCTGTTAGATGACATTTCCTTCAATTATCTCAGGCACGGAATAAGACTGAGAGAGCGAATACGAGTGGCCTAATTCTGTTTTATgactgattaaataaataatgacttcTACCATCTAGAGAAGAGTTTTATCTTGTGGAACGCTGCATGATGGGCCTTGAAAGCACCACGAGACAGTGTTCCTCAAGACAAACCTTATCTCTAGACTGTCAAAGTTGCATACAATATTTACTGTAAGCTTTCATTGTTCATTCATATCCATAGCTCTTagtcttttattgttattttatggtGTGGAGTTGGATGttagtggaaaaaaaaagtcacgGCAGGCATGAATGGAATATGTCTTGTCTAACTGTTTTCTTCTTGCGTGTAATGCccttttgtgtgattgtgtttcCTAGTGGaatccctgtctctgtctctgatgGCTGGCTTTGAGCAGTGCTGAGAGGGCTTCAGAGAAAATCGCCAAGCTGTGCTCAATAACCTTGCAGTACTTTCATCTGCTATACCTCCACGAGACTCCAGGAATATTTGCAAATCTGCGAGACGTTTTTCACGATGCTGTGTAACAGCCGTttccgtttttgtttttttacctttGTTTCCACCTGGATGTCAAACCTCAAAGCACATGGGCAGACTAAAGACGCTGCCGGCCTCTTATTCTCTTCCTGCTGAGTGAATGAAATCAAAATGCTTCAAGCACATTTACGTTGCTCttgttaagaaaaataaatatagaaaaagTTCAGTTGTGACTGGAGTATCTCATCCTTATCTTGGGTGCTCACATTGAGACAAGGCAATAAGGAAACAGGGTGCTGATCATGTAAATATAGTGTGTGctttatataaatgtgtgtgtgctgttgttTCTGCTCAGAATACTTTGTTTACTTGACTGATTGTGaagcagaataaatacaaacctCGTCGCACAACAATTCCTGCTCTTGTAATAAAACCAATGAAGACTGTTCttgattgtctttgtttttactcAATTCTGTGACCTAATCTTTCACTGAGCTTAACCTCAGGATCcttgaaaagcatttttatttataatcatTAAGATGgtcattaaatattttaagataaaGGGGAAAGAACAATCCGTCTGACCACAgcgcacactgtacacacaaacCAGCCTCGGTGATGACTCGGCCCCGTGATAAATGACAAAGGGTGACTGGGGCTTGACTTCCTGACTAACAAACTTTGTCATTTACCCCTTGACAAGCTGacaattaaaaccaaacaaaagatGGACTGAAATAGCAGTTTCATCTCCCTGTAGCATTGTTTTTTGGTTTACTTCCTTAAAAGTTGGATATTGCTCAAATCAGCCATGGCTTGGAGCAATAGCTGTCTGCCAACTACGTGTGCCTGCTGTTGAAGATCCAAGAG
It includes:
- the tubgcp5 gene encoding gamma-tubulin complex component 5, with amino-acid sequence MTHWTKFERDMDHDIKKLIKHISGIQDEEDHNFQTAMKFACSNFKFHRYLDVNSHKVQRTVSGIYEKLMVHSDVSKAASWKRLTDEFMNSPLPNTEETNTDVHHSILSLLLLLSDSPSNTNYSEKPRLKEVEKEDDFDWGKYLMEGEDIDMGPFPDTPEWSEEDSEEEESQEPLSREDSGIQVDRTPLDDQDQSKKTVQVTWKVGEPDARAWLEQHVVTQYWVAQAPRFTHSLHLHSNLLNFWDQHLYNTDPLYIPEEKVFVTETQVIRETLWLLSGVKKLFIFQHHDGKVTVRNDVVVTHLTNNCLRSVLEHVASYGQAVSRLQKFIDEVTGYCVEPAPPGTTTSGKKGSEPPFRTYQAFVWALYKYFVSFKEELTNIERCIIVKDETVTLSVVLERLTPHLAQLKVLHKVFCTGVAEVPPDTPNVVRASHLLNTLYKSIIEYDSIGEASEQAVALLFSLWVETVRPYLEIVDEWIVHGHLFDPAKEFIIQRNKDVPVNHRDFWYATYTLYSVSETVENEEKLSDSASGSSASDQASVASRQHTMVSFLKPVLKQIIMAGKSMQLLKNLDCKEAGQQERSSRDAERKSIYTLFLESVQLRLRCGEESPSDTVTEQQATKRSLIRMQSIVARHLELDDVHDPLLAINFARLYLEQNDFHEKFSGSDIIVDRSSESVTCQTFELTLRSCLYPHIEKRYIECCGNLMKTLKKDYRLLEYLQAMRNYFLLEAGDTMYDFYTAIFDKVLEKESWQQLSFLNVQLQEAVGQRYPEDSTRLSIFLETIDPARRKQPVNNLDGLTLSYKVPWPVDIVISSECQKIYNQVFLLLLQIKWAKYSLDTLRFSELTVATKRLEGGLFDENASNEPIKQQIHRMCLLRVKLMHFVNSLHNYIMTRILHSTGLEFQHQVQEAKDLDQLIKIHYRYLSTIHDRCLLREKVSFVKEAIMKVLNLVLMFSDRWQAGFGAWKIESIDKMESDFKNCHMFLVTILNKAVCRGSFPHLESLSLSLMAGFEQC